The following proteins come from a genomic window of Miscanthus floridulus cultivar M001 chromosome 2, ASM1932011v1, whole genome shotgun sequence:
- the LOC136539720 gene encoding E3 ubiquitin-protein ligase EL5-like, translating to MPVTGTSVAAAATMLAAAAAIFITFVISFYLFLCAKRYRGTAATIGGGDLHDRGRARFVFAGAGCHGSGGGMDEAAIAALPRKEVGAGDPPADCAVCIAEVGPGEAARVLPRCGHAFHVECVDMWLRSYSTCPLCRCAVAEEEDDAKPVPPRAAPEADPESPNFPTNVLFFGSQDAVSTRGAAAPAPAAPPPVSLPQAVPGPIAGVAAVVEAARVAALRRLLGCSGATPTPPPAQQNQDRDLESGLGGGETSGSPPVKPQ from the coding sequence ATGCCGGTGACGGGCACCTCcgtggcagcggcggcgacgatgctggcggcggcggcggccatcttCATCACCTTCGTCATCAGCTTCTACCTCTTCCTCTGCGCCAAGCGCTACCGCGGCACCGCCGCCACCATCGGCGGCGGCGATCTCCACGACAGGGGCCGGGCCCGCTTCGTGTTCGCGGGCGCGGGGTgccacggcagcggcggcggcatggaCGAGGCCGCCATCGCGGCGCTGCCGAGGAAGGAGGTGGGCGCCGGGGACCCGCCCGCGGACTGCGCAGTGTGCATCGCCGAGGTGGGCCCCGGGGAGGCGGCCCGCGTGCTCCCCCGGTGCGGCCACGCCTTCCACGTGGAGTGCGTCGACATGTGGCTGCGGTCCTACTCCACCTGCCCGCTGTGCCGCTGCGCGGTcgccgaggaggaggacgacgccaAGCCCGTGCCGCCGCGGGCGGCGCCCGAGGCGGACCCGGAGTCGCCCAACTTCCCCACCAACGTCCTCTTCTTCGGCTCCCAGGACGCCGTCAGCACCcggggcgccgccgcgccggcaCCAGCGGCACCGCCGCCCGTGTCGCTGCCGCAGGCGGTCCCAGGGCCCATCGCCGGAGTCGCGGCGGTCGTGGAGGCGGCCAGAGTAGCCGCCCTACGGCGGCTGCTGGGCTGCAGCGGCGCcacgcccacgccgccgccggcgcagcAGAACCAAGACCGCGACTTGGAGTCcgggctcggcggcggcgagaCCAGCGGGTCGCCGCCAGTGAAGCCGCAGTAG